The following are from one region of the Stigmatella ashevillena genome:
- a CDS encoding S9 family peptidase, whose product MLTLRFCVLAVAALLPALVLAAPPPVAPVKKSSARPSKEYTIDQFMATTDFEGASFSPDEKKLLFSSNGSGIFNAYSVSVKGGKPTPLTQSKTDSTFAVSYFPKDERILYTRDQGGNENSHLYVRGLDGQEKDLTPGENLKAMFLGWKEDDGSAFYVLSNERDARFFDLYKYGAKTYERTLLYQNDGNYMVAGISRDEKWIALGKAQTTADSDIYLYEVAKKEHKHITPHQGIANHSVSEFDPESTALYFLTDEGSEFSRVVRYVLATGKQEEVERANWDIQYTSFSKKGTYRVTAINEDGGTVIRLHNMKAGKQVVLPQIPEGGITSVSFSPSEKRMAFYHVGERSPSNLYVYEFATGRATRLTRALSPEIDPEDLVDTQVVRFKSFDGLEIPNILFKPHQATPENKAPAIVWVHGGPGGQTRKSYSAMLQYLANHGYVVLGINNRGSSGYGKTFFTADDQKHGREPLRDCVEAKKYLASLPYVDGSRVGIAGGSYGGYMALAALAFHPDTFNAGVDVFGVSNWLRTLQGMPADWEAFRAALYQEMGDPVKQEQMLKDISPLFHAEKIQKPLLVIQGANDPRVLQAESDDIVAAVKKNNVPVEYVVFPDEGHGFTKKKNEVEAGLRMLRFLDQYLKKSSAAPVN is encoded by the coding sequence ATGCTGACTCTCCGCTTTTGCGTGTTGGCTGTCGCCGCGTTGTTACCGGCACTGGTCCTGGCGGCCCCTCCCCCCGTGGCTCCCGTGAAGAAGTCCTCGGCGAGGCCCTCGAAGGAGTACACGATCGACCAGTTCATGGCGACCACCGACTTCGAGGGCGCCTCCTTCTCCCCCGATGAGAAGAAGCTCCTCTTTTCGTCGAACGGGAGCGGCATCTTCAACGCCTACAGCGTGTCCGTGAAGGGGGGAAAGCCTACGCCCCTCACCCAGTCCAAGACGGACTCCACCTTTGCCGTGTCTTACTTCCCCAAGGATGAGCGCATCCTTTACACGCGGGATCAAGGCGGCAACGAGAACAGCCACCTCTACGTGCGCGGCCTGGATGGGCAGGAGAAGGACCTCACGCCCGGGGAGAACCTCAAGGCCATGTTCCTCGGCTGGAAGGAGGATGACGGCTCGGCTTTCTATGTCCTCTCCAACGAGCGCGACGCGCGCTTCTTTGATCTCTACAAGTACGGCGCGAAGACATACGAGCGCACCCTGCTCTATCAGAATGATGGCAACTACATGGTGGCTGGCATCTCCCGAGACGAGAAGTGGATTGCTCTTGGCAAGGCGCAGACCACGGCCGACAGCGACATCTACCTCTATGAGGTCGCGAAGAAAGAGCACAAGCACATCACCCCGCATCAGGGCATTGCCAACCATTCGGTCTCCGAATTCGATCCGGAGTCCACGGCCCTCTATTTCCTCACCGATGAGGGGTCGGAGTTCAGCCGAGTGGTCCGCTACGTGCTGGCCACCGGCAAGCAGGAGGAGGTGGAGCGCGCCAACTGGGACATCCAGTACACGTCCTTCTCCAAGAAGGGCACGTACCGTGTGACCGCCATCAACGAGGATGGGGGCACCGTCATCCGGCTGCACAACATGAAGGCTGGCAAGCAGGTGGTGCTGCCGCAGATTCCCGAGGGCGGCATCACCTCGGTGTCCTTCTCGCCCAGTGAGAAGCGCATGGCCTTCTACCACGTGGGGGAGCGCTCCCCGAGCAACCTCTATGTCTATGAGTTCGCCACGGGCAGGGCCACGCGCTTGACGCGTGCGCTGAGCCCGGAGATCGACCCGGAGGATCTCGTCGACACGCAGGTGGTGCGCTTCAAGTCCTTCGATGGGCTGGAGATCCCCAACATTCTCTTCAAACCCCACCAGGCCACGCCGGAGAACAAGGCCCCCGCCATTGTCTGGGTGCACGGGGGGCCTGGCGGGCAGACGCGCAAGAGCTACTCGGCGATGCTCCAGTACCTGGCGAACCACGGCTATGTGGTGCTGGGCATCAACAACCGCGGCAGCTCTGGCTACGGAAAGACGTTCTTCACCGCGGACGACCAGAAGCACGGCCGAGAGCCTTTGCGCGACTGTGTCGAGGCCAAGAAGTACCTGGCCAGCCTGCCGTACGTGGATGGGAGCCGCGTCGGCATCGCGGGCGGCAGCTATGGGGGCTACATGGCGCTGGCGGCGCTGGCCTTCCACCCAGACACCTTCAACGCCGGGGTGGATGTTTTTGGCGTCTCCAACTGGCTTCGCACGCTCCAGGGGATGCCCGCGGACTGGGAGGCTTTCCGCGCGGCGCTCTACCAGGAGATGGGAGATCCGGTGAAGCAGGAGCAGATGCTGAAGGACATCTCACCGCTCTTTCATGCCGAGAAGATCCAGAAGCCGCTGCTTGTCATCCAGGGCGCCAATGATCCGCGTGTCCTCCAGGCCGAATCAGATGACATCGTCGCGGCGGTGAAGAAGAACAACGTCCCCGTCGAGTACGTCGTCTTCCCCGATGAGGGCCACGGCTTCACCAAGAAGAAGAACGAGGTGGAGGCCGGCTTGCGAATGCTCCGCTTCCTGGATCAGTACTTGAAGAAGTCCAGCGCCGCGCCGGTGAACTGA
- a CDS encoding tetratricopeptide repeat protein: MDKDLYREGMALLEAGDTERAFPLLEEAWRLAPEAFERIHGLARVLELRGERTRARELLELAHARAPTEPGPAQDLAMTYLERGEDARAERVLRAVLEAHPDDPTTHLYLAMALSKTEPARARESLAKARLHPDPERREQAAELDRILRR; this comes from the coding sequence ATGGACAAGGACTTGTATCGCGAAGGCATGGCCCTGCTGGAGGCGGGGGACACGGAGAGGGCCTTCCCCTTGCTAGAAGAGGCCTGGCGCCTGGCCCCCGAGGCCTTCGAGCGGATTCACGGACTGGCCCGGGTCCTGGAACTCAGGGGAGAACGCACCCGGGCCCGGGAGCTCTTGGAGCTGGCGCATGCCCGTGCCCCCACCGAACCGGGCCCCGCGCAGGACCTGGCCATGACGTACCTGGAGCGTGGGGAAGATGCACGGGCCGAGCGGGTCCTGCGCGCCGTCCTCGAAGCCCACCCGGATGATCCCACCACCCACCTCTACCTGGCCATGGCGCTGAGCAAGACGGAGCCTGCACGCGCCCGGGAGAGCCTGGCCAAAGCCCGCCTCCATCCGGATCCTGAACGCCGGGAGCAGGCAGCGGAACTCGACCGGATCCTCAGACGGTAG
- a CDS encoding MtnX-like HAD-IB family phosphatase, with amino-acid sequence MRLWSNPIQGAAIVVWDIFCDFDGTIVLRDVIDSLLEHFAPPEWREIEQEWKHGRICSRERLARQVPLLEMSRAELDQQLDRIELDPGFPAFLQEVRAGGHRLIIISDGLDYAIHRILSRHTLTDIPFFSNVLQQRSERAWQLAFPHFDQKCSAGAGHCKCLRIKRSRWETVSSRPCLLIGDDASDFCAAQKADSVFAKKTLIDHCVQRGLPHHPIQGFADARRLFPSLAQRLPATLFPLPVRRDPKKYLGA; translated from the coding sequence ATGAGACTTTGGTCGAATCCAATTCAGGGAGCGGCCATCGTGGTCTGGGATATTTTCTGCGATTTCGATGGAACGATTGTGCTCCGCGATGTCATCGACTCGTTGCTCGAGCACTTCGCTCCGCCAGAATGGCGAGAGATTGAACAGGAATGGAAGCACGGCCGGATTTGCTCGCGGGAGCGTCTGGCACGGCAGGTTCCGCTGCTTGAGATGTCACGCGCCGAACTTGACCAGCAGCTTGACCGGATAGAACTCGACCCTGGGTTTCCCGCCTTCCTCCAGGAGGTACGGGCGGGCGGTCATCGGCTCATCATCATCAGCGATGGTCTTGACTACGCCATCCATCGCATTCTCTCACGCCACACCCTGACGGACATTCCCTTCTTCTCCAATGTCTTGCAGCAGCGCAGCGAGCGGGCCTGGCAGCTGGCGTTTCCGCACTTCGATCAGAAATGCAGCGCAGGCGCGGGTCACTGCAAGTGTCTCAGGATCAAGCGAAGCCGGTGGGAGACCGTGAGCAGCCGTCCCTGCCTGCTGATTGGAGATGACGCTTCGGACTTCTGTGCCGCACAGAAAGCCGACAGTGTCTTCGCCAAGAAGACACTGATTGACCATTGCGTTCAGCGAGGCTTGCCCCACCACCCCATTCAGGGGTTTGCCGATGCGCGCCGTCTGTTCCCCAGCCTCGCGCAGCGCCTCCCCGCCACCCTGTTCCCGCTTCCGGTCCGGCGAGACCCCAAGAAGTACCTGGGAGCCTGA
- a CDS encoding M20 family metallopeptidase produces MNHAAALKLSDSIWEKEIVPQLERYIRIPNKSPAFEPNWVKEGHMEDAVKLIATWAETQTAHIPGLKVEVVRLKNEKGEPRTPVIFMEIPGDGKDTVLLYGHLDKQPEMTGWREGLEPWKPVREGDKLYGRGGADDGYSSFASLAAIRLLREQKLPHARCVVLIEACEESGSYDLPAYIEALAPRIGQPSLVVCLDSGCANYEQLWMTTSLRGLIAGNLRVDILTEGVHSGDASGVVPSSFRILRQLLDRVDDVANGRVRIEGLHVQIPAGRQEQARAVAQVLGDEVYSRFPWVEGSRPVTNDATELVLNRTWRPALSVTGVEGLPPLGSAGNVLRPYTSVKLSVRIPPRLDAVAATKVLKETLESNPPYGARVTFEGEKASAGWDAPALAPWLEKATAEASQAFFGKPFMAMGEGGTIPFMEMLGKRFPEAQFLITGVLGPNSNAHGPNEFLHIPTGKKLTACVASVVATHFKR; encoded by the coding sequence ATGAACCACGCAGCCGCCCTGAAGTTGTCCGACAGCATCTGGGAGAAGGAGATCGTCCCCCAGCTCGAGCGCTACATCCGCATCCCCAACAAGTCGCCCGCCTTCGAGCCCAACTGGGTGAAGGAAGGCCACATGGAGGATGCGGTGAAGCTCATCGCCACCTGGGCCGAGACACAAACGGCCCACATTCCCGGACTCAAGGTGGAGGTGGTGCGCCTCAAGAACGAGAAGGGCGAGCCCCGGACGCCCGTCATCTTCATGGAGATTCCCGGCGACGGGAAGGACACCGTCCTGCTCTACGGGCACCTCGACAAGCAGCCGGAGATGACAGGCTGGCGCGAAGGCCTGGAGCCCTGGAAGCCGGTGCGGGAGGGCGACAAGCTCTATGGCCGCGGCGGCGCGGATGATGGGTACTCGTCCTTCGCCTCGCTGGCGGCCATCCGCCTGCTGCGCGAGCAGAAGCTGCCCCACGCCCGCTGTGTCGTCCTCATCGAGGCCTGCGAGGAGAGCGGCTCCTACGACTTGCCGGCCTACATCGAGGCGCTGGCCCCGCGCATCGGCCAGCCCTCCCTGGTGGTGTGTCTGGACTCGGGCTGTGCCAACTACGAACAGCTCTGGATGACCACCAGCCTGCGAGGCCTCATCGCGGGCAACCTGCGCGTGGACATCCTCACCGAGGGCGTGCACTCGGGAGATGCCAGCGGCGTCGTCCCCTCCTCCTTCCGCATCCTGCGGCAGTTGCTGGACCGGGTGGATGACGTGGCCAACGGCCGCGTGCGCATCGAGGGACTGCACGTGCAGATTCCCGCCGGCCGGCAGGAACAGGCCCGGGCGGTGGCGCAGGTGCTCGGCGACGAAGTGTACAGCCGCTTCCCATGGGTCGAAGGCTCCCGGCCAGTGACGAACGACGCCACGGAGCTGGTCCTCAACCGCACCTGGCGCCCGGCGCTGTCGGTGACGGGCGTGGAGGGCCTGCCGCCGCTGGGGAGCGCGGGCAACGTGTTGCGGCCCTACACCTCGGTGAAGCTGAGCGTGCGCATTCCGCCCCGCCTGGATGCGGTTGCCGCCACGAAGGTGCTCAAAGAGACGCTGGAGAGCAATCCTCCCTACGGCGCCCGTGTCACCTTCGAGGGAGAGAAAGCCAGCGCGGGCTGGGATGCCCCCGCCCTGGCCCCCTGGCTGGAGAAGGCCACGGCCGAAGCGAGCCAGGCCTTCTTCGGCAAGCCCTTCATGGCCATGGGCGAGGGCGGCACCATTCCGTTCATGGAGATGCTGGGCAAGCGCTTCCCGGAAGCCCAGTTCCTCATCACCGGCGTCCTGGGGCCCAACTCCAATGCCCATGGGCCCAACGAGTTCTTGCACATCCCCACCGGCAAGAAGCTCACCGCGTGCGTGGCCAGCGTGGTGGCCACCCACTTCAAGCGGTAG
- a CDS encoding long-chain fatty acid--CoA ligase — protein sequence MLAGRMMDFPLTLTHLLERARTFYGRSEIVSRRPDRSLHRYTYADFYQRACQLAHALKRLGVQPGDRVASLCWNHHQHLELYFAVPAMGAVLHTLNLRLAPKDLGYIAHHAGDRVLVVDRTLLPLLEKFVKDVPSIEHVIVIPDDGPAPAGKLDYEQCLASEPTTFDFPTLEERSAAMLCYTSGTTGNPKGVLFSHRSIVLHTLVSCMGDLLGTTARDVLLPVVPMFHAAAWGLPFDAIIAGAKLVFPGPHLDAVSLLDLMVQERVTFAGGVPTIWLGILALLDQEPQRWDLSAIRAMLIGGSAAPASLIDGFMKRHGLHVTHAWGMTELNPVGTLAKLKPHQESLDDAARLDVRASQGYAIPFVEQRHVSDTGQVLPWDGKTMGELEVRGPWVARSYYGDEGKDRFTQDGWFKTGDVVTIDAEGFLRITDRSKDVIKSGGEWISSVALENSLMAHPAVLEAAVFAAHHPKWDERPLAAVVLKPGQSATAEELAAYLQQHFVKWWLPEDYLFVPQIPRTSTGKFLKMKLREEFGDHLVKKTSS from the coding sequence ATGCTCGCTGGAAGGATGATGGATTTCCCGCTGACCCTGACCCACTTGCTGGAACGGGCACGGACTTTCTATGGCCGCTCTGAAATCGTCTCCCGCAGGCCCGACCGGTCGCTCCATCGCTATACCTACGCGGACTTCTACCAGCGCGCCTGTCAGCTGGCCCATGCACTGAAGCGACTGGGCGTGCAGCCGGGGGACCGCGTCGCCTCGCTCTGCTGGAACCACCACCAGCACCTGGAGCTCTACTTCGCCGTTCCCGCCATGGGAGCGGTGCTCCACACCCTCAACCTCCGCCTGGCCCCCAAGGATCTGGGCTACATCGCGCACCATGCGGGCGATCGCGTCCTCGTGGTGGACCGCACGCTCCTGCCGCTGCTCGAGAAGTTCGTGAAGGACGTCCCCTCCATCGAGCACGTCATCGTCATCCCGGACGACGGCCCGGCCCCCGCCGGAAAGCTCGACTACGAGCAATGTCTGGCCTCCGAGCCCACCACCTTCGACTTTCCCACGCTCGAAGAGCGGAGCGCGGCCATGCTCTGCTACACCTCGGGCACCACCGGCAACCCCAAGGGCGTGCTCTTCAGCCACCGCTCCATTGTCCTGCACACGCTGGTCTCGTGCATGGGGGATTTGCTCGGCACCACCGCCCGCGACGTGCTGTTGCCCGTGGTGCCCATGTTCCATGCGGCCGCCTGGGGGCTGCCCTTTGACGCCATCATCGCCGGCGCGAAGCTCGTCTTTCCCGGACCCCACCTGGATGCCGTGTCCTTGCTGGATCTGATGGTCCAGGAGCGCGTGACCTTCGCAGGCGGCGTGCCCACCATCTGGCTCGGCATCCTCGCGCTCCTGGACCAGGAGCCCCAGCGCTGGGACCTGAGCGCCATCCGCGCCATGCTCATCGGCGGCTCGGCGGCCCCCGCCTCCCTCATCGATGGCTTCATGAAGCGGCATGGCCTGCACGTGACCCACGCCTGGGGGATGACGGAACTCAATCCCGTGGGAACGCTGGCGAAGCTGAAGCCGCACCAGGAGAGCCTGGACGATGCGGCGCGCTTGGACGTGCGTGCCTCTCAGGGGTATGCCATTCCCTTCGTCGAGCAACGCCATGTCAGCGACACCGGCCAGGTGCTGCCCTGGGACGGGAAGACCATGGGCGAGTTGGAGGTCCGCGGCCCCTGGGTGGCCCGCTCGTACTATGGCGATGAGGGCAAGGACCGCTTCACCCAGGATGGGTGGTTCAAGACGGGAGACGTCGTCACCATCGACGCCGAGGGGTTCTTGCGCATCACCGACCGCTCCAAGGACGTCATCAAGTCCGGCGGGGAGTGGATCAGCTCGGTGGCGCTGGAGAACAGCCTGATGGCACACCCAGCGGTGCTGGAGGCCGCCGTGTTCGCCGCGCACCACCCCAAATGGGACGAGCGTCCGCTGGCGGCGGTGGTGCTCAAACCAGGACAAAGCGCGACGGCGGAGGAGCTCGCCGCATACCTGCAACAGCACTTCGTCAAGTGGTGGCTCCCCGAAGACTATCTCTTCGTGCCCCAGATTCCCCGCACCTCCACGGGCAAATTCCTCAAGATGAAACTGCGCGAGGAGTTCGGCGACCACCTGGTGAAGAAGACATCCTCTTGA
- a CDS encoding amidohydrolase, which translates to MFLLSERAFAAEPTDMAQRVTQGLNGLYPELDALYRQLHQTPELSTQEAKTAAKMAERLSALGFAVTQKVGGHGVVGVLRNGQGPTVMLRTDLDGLPVEEKTGLPYASKATAKDASGQTVPVMHACGHDVHMTAWVGTATLLARSKDQWRGTLVMVGQPAEEQGSGARAMLADGLFKRFPKPDFALAIHDLASGEAGSVEYVPEYALASVDSVDVTLYGKGGHGAYPHLTVDPILLAARTVMAFQTIVSRERDPLEPAVVTVGSIHGGTKHNIIPDEVKLQLTVRTYKPEVRQRILSAIERIAKAESQAAGSPRAPDIAVTEGTPATYNDPALMKRVQEALVRALGTQNVRPGKPTMGGEDFSEYGRAGVPSAILWVGAVEPSKYQAAQKSGEALPSLHSPLFAPDRERTLRTGVTTLTHAALEVLGRP; encoded by the coding sequence ATGTTCTTGCTCTCTGAACGCGCCTTCGCCGCGGAGCCCACGGACATGGCCCAGCGCGTTACGCAGGGGCTCAACGGCCTCTACCCGGAACTGGATGCGCTCTACCGGCAGCTTCACCAGACACCGGAGTTGTCCACCCAGGAGGCCAAGACGGCGGCGAAGATGGCGGAGCGTCTGAGCGCGCTGGGCTTTGCGGTGACACAGAAGGTCGGCGGACACGGGGTGGTGGGGGTGCTGCGCAACGGTCAGGGCCCCACGGTGATGTTGCGCACGGATCTCGATGGATTGCCCGTGGAGGAGAAGACGGGCCTGCCCTATGCGAGCAAGGCGACGGCCAAGGATGCCTCTGGCCAGACCGTGCCGGTGATGCACGCCTGTGGACACGATGTGCACATGACGGCGTGGGTGGGGACCGCCACCCTGCTGGCCCGGTCCAAGGACCAGTGGCGGGGCACGCTCGTGATGGTGGGACAGCCCGCCGAGGAGCAGGGCTCGGGGGCCCGGGCCATGCTCGCCGATGGGCTCTTCAAGCGGTTTCCCAAGCCGGATTTCGCCTTGGCCATCCATGATCTGGCCTCCGGGGAGGCGGGGTCGGTGGAGTACGTGCCCGAGTACGCCTTGGCCAGCGTGGACTCCGTGGATGTCACCCTCTATGGAAAGGGAGGACATGGGGCCTACCCTCACCTCACCGTGGACCCCATCCTCCTGGCGGCCCGGACCGTGATGGCCTTCCAGACCATCGTGAGCCGCGAGCGAGATCCGCTGGAGCCCGCGGTCGTCACCGTGGGCTCCATCCACGGAGGGACCAAGCACAACATCATCCCGGATGAGGTGAAGCTCCAACTCACCGTGCGGACCTACAAGCCCGAGGTCCGCCAGCGGATCCTCTCCGCCATCGAACGCATCGCGAAGGCCGAGTCCCAGGCCGCGGGTTCCCCCCGCGCGCCCGACATCGCCGTCACCGAGGGGACACCTGCCACTTATAATGATCCTGCGCTCATGAAGCGCGTTCAGGAGGCGCTGGTGCGCGCGCTGGGCACCCAGAATGTCCGCCCGGGCAAGCCCACCATGGGCGGCGAGGACTTCTCCGAGTACGGACGCGCAGGCGTTCCCTCCGCCATTCTGTGGGTGGGCGCCGTGGAGCCGTCGAAGTACCAGGCGGCTCAGAAGTCAGGCGAGGCGCTTCCTTCACTCCACTCGCCCCTCTTCGCTCCGGATCGGGAGCGGACCTTGCGCACCGGTGTCACCACACTCACCCACGCGGCGCTCGAGGTGCTGGGGCGGCCGTGA
- the pgm gene encoding phosphoglucomutase (alpha-D-glucose-1,6-bisphosphate-dependent) translates to MPHPLAGKPAPDSVLIHPETLRAQYYSEQPDVRDPEQRVAFGTSGHRGSSARRSFNEGHILAVTQAVCEYRQKEKIDGPLFLGMDTHALSAPAQRTALEVLAAHGVEVRYTEGATPTPVISHAILTYNRGRSAGLADGIVITPSHNPPEDGGIKYNPPNGGPADTTITAWVEKRANELLGTGNAGVKRTPYERAQTAAHLRAYDFITPYVADLGNVVDLEVIRGAKLSIGADPLGGSNLAYWKPIAERYGLNLQVVNDTVDPTFRFMPLDHDGKIRMDCSSPFAMANLVALKDRYDIAFGNDTDSDRHGIVTRSVGLMNPNHYLAVAISYLFRNRPGWNAGAAVGKTLVSSSMIDRVGKDIGRRVVEVPVGFKWFVEGLLDGSLGFGGEESAGASFLRKDGTVWSTDKDGIILDLLAVEILARTGKDPGAHYADLTARFGAPRYTRIDQPATSAQKAVLKKLSPEAVKATTLAGEPIQHRLTRAPGNNAELGGLKVVAENGWFAARPSGTEDVYKIYAESFRDAAHLETIVEEARAMVGDAFSRA, encoded by the coding sequence GTGCCCCATCCTCTCGCCGGTAAGCCCGCCCCCGACTCCGTTCTCATCCATCCCGAGACGCTCCGCGCGCAGTACTACTCGGAGCAGCCCGATGTCCGTGACCCCGAGCAGCGGGTCGCCTTTGGAACGTCTGGCCATCGCGGCTCCTCCGCGCGGCGAAGTTTCAACGAGGGGCACATCCTCGCGGTGACGCAGGCCGTCTGTGAGTACCGGCAGAAGGAGAAGATCGACGGTCCCCTGTTTCTCGGCATGGACACGCACGCCTTGTCCGCACCTGCTCAGCGCACGGCCCTGGAGGTGCTGGCGGCCCACGGCGTGGAGGTCCGCTACACCGAAGGGGCGACGCCCACGCCGGTCATCTCGCACGCCATCCTCACGTACAACCGCGGCCGGAGCGCGGGGCTCGCGGACGGCATCGTCATCACCCCCTCGCACAATCCGCCCGAGGATGGTGGCATCAAGTACAACCCGCCCAACGGGGGGCCCGCCGACACGACGATCACCGCCTGGGTCGAGAAGCGCGCGAATGAGCTGCTCGGTACCGGCAATGCCGGTGTGAAGCGGACGCCCTACGAGCGCGCCCAGACGGCGGCGCACCTGCGTGCGTACGACTTCATCACGCCCTACGTCGCGGATCTCGGCAACGTGGTGGACCTGGAGGTCATCCGGGGGGCGAAGTTGTCCATTGGGGCCGACCCACTGGGGGGCTCGAACCTGGCGTACTGGAAGCCCATTGCCGAGCGCTATGGGTTGAATCTCCAGGTGGTCAACGACACCGTGGACCCCACCTTCCGGTTCATGCCCCTGGACCATGACGGGAAGATCCGCATGGATTGCTCGTCGCCGTTCGCCATGGCCAACCTGGTGGCGCTCAAGGACCGCTACGACATCGCTTTTGGCAACGACACGGACTCGGACCGGCACGGCATCGTCACGCGCTCGGTGGGGCTGATGAACCCCAACCACTACCTGGCGGTGGCCATCTCGTATCTGTTCCGCAACCGTCCCGGCTGGAATGCAGGGGCCGCGGTGGGCAAGACGCTGGTGAGCAGCAGCATGATCGACCGCGTGGGGAAGGACATCGGCCGCCGCGTCGTCGAAGTGCCCGTGGGCTTCAAGTGGTTCGTGGAGGGACTGCTCGACGGCTCCCTGGGCTTTGGCGGCGAGGAGAGCGCCGGGGCCTCGTTCCTGCGCAAGGATGGGACGGTGTGGTCCACGGACAAGGATGGCATCATCCTGGACCTGCTCGCCGTGGAGATCCTCGCGCGGACGGGCAAGGACCCCGGGGCCCACTACGCGGACCTCACCGCGCGGTTCGGGGCGCCGCGGTACACGCGCATCGATCAGCCCGCTACCTCGGCTCAGAAAGCCGTGCTCAAGAAGCTCTCCCCGGAGGCCGTGAAGGCCACCACGCTGGCCGGAGAGCCCATCCAGCATCGCCTGACGCGGGCACCGGGCAACAACGCGGAGCTGGGCGGGCTCAAGGTGGTGGCCGAGAACGGCTGGTTTGCCGCGCGGCCCTCTGGCACCGAGGATGTGTACAAGATCTACGCGGAGAGCTTCCGCGACGCCGCGCACCTGGAAACCATCGTGGAGGAAGCGCGCGCGATGGTGGGCGATGCCTTCTCGCGCGCCTAG
- a CDS encoding GNAT family N-acetyltransferase codes for MAITIRPAVPEDVNALGRMGAQLAGQHHGFDAERFMLPKDIESGYRWWLGKELKQKEAVVVVAERDGEVVGYAYGRVEERDWNALRDTCGVLHDLWVEDSARGSGTGARLAEEVVQRLKALGVPRVVLMAAAKNEVAQRLFTRLGWRATMVEMTRET; via the coding sequence ATGGCCATCACCATCCGCCCCGCGGTTCCGGAAGATGTGAACGCCTTGGGGCGCATGGGCGCCCAGCTCGCCGGGCAGCACCATGGCTTCGATGCCGAGCGCTTCATGCTGCCCAAGGACATCGAGTCCGGGTATCGCTGGTGGCTGGGCAAGGAGTTGAAGCAGAAGGAAGCGGTGGTGGTGGTGGCGGAGCGGGACGGCGAGGTGGTGGGGTATGCCTATGGCCGTGTCGAGGAGCGCGACTGGAATGCGCTGAGAGACACATGCGGCGTCCTGCATGATCTCTGGGTGGAGGACTCCGCGCGTGGCTCGGGGACGGGCGCGCGGCTGGCCGAGGAGGTGGTCCAGCGGCTCAAGGCGCTCGGCGTTCCCCGGGTGGTCTTGATGGCGGCGGCCAAGAACGAGGTGGCCCAGCGGCTCTTCACGCGCCTGGGGTGGCGCGCCACCATGGTGGAGATGACGCGGGAGACCTGA